TCTTCACCCAAACAGGTATTGGATTAACTGCATGCCATAATGCTCTTTGAGAGAAACCTCAATAGTGCTATGAATTTgggtgttttatttttatttttttttggatttggcACTAAAAGTGGAATGCTTGAACTGTGATATGAGCAGATGCAAGTCCTAGCAGTTAGCCtttcttatctcatttatgatCTAGCTTGTTGTCAATTGGATGAAAGAGTGAATCTAGACAACACCGTCCACCATTTGGTAAGCATTGTTGGAATTGGAGCAGGTCTTTCCTATCAAAAGGTAATCAAGCACTTCAATCATTTCTCCATGGTTTGCTGTATATTATTTCTTGtgatttaatatgtttttagttcatGTAAATAGATCAATGTTTGTTTTTAgatcttttccttttaatcCTTCATTTATGAAAATGCGTTGTGTTTCTTGTCTTTTacacaaaaataaattgtctCCTTTCATTCcatcatttatgaaaataaagacTACATATTACACattactataaataaaatattaaaaataaactatctatttttaagagactaaaagtaaatattatctatatataaagactaaaaacatatttaactattatttatattataatgagAAATGAGTCGATTTGGTCATCAAAAACCCACAATATGAATTCTTCTTAAAACCACataattagattaaaatatttggTAATCTAGTTTGCCAGTAGAATTTTGGAGTAATTCTTTCTCAATATGTCAATACTGtcaatttgcctcttttttagAAAGTTTTATTTATTGGAAGTATTACTCTAGTTTTGTGTTCTGCTGTGAGGATTTCATGATTAGCTAGAGATTTTTTTGCCGTATCTGTGCGCAGTGTGGCTCAGAAATGGTAGCGACAATATGGATAACAGAGATATCAAGCCCATTCTTGCATTTGAGGGAGCTTCTTAAAGAGCTTGGTTACAGGGATACCCTTCTTAATTTGGCTGCTGATGTAAGTAAAATTCTAAAGTCTAGGACATACCAAATATTTCATGTCTTGTTGACACTGCCTCGTTAAGGAAGTGATTAAAGTGTAGGCATTTGTCTTTTTATTTCACACGTACGCCCATGTTTgacaaaagttaaaaattgtttttagttcTGAAAGTACAATTgattaaaaagtgaaaaaacacAACAGTTGTTAATATAGCCAACTTAATATACAATGCATCAACAGAAGGTTgaataattatgatatttattgAGTTAGTATTCTTTTTCTGCTGAGTTGTACACGGTAAACACTTGTCCTGCTTATTCCTGTTGCTATGTTCATAGTACACACTCGTTTTGCATAGCTTACACGGTACATACATGGTCTCTCAAATCTCAATTGATTGTAACCTTTTTGGTACATCATCTTTGTATATATTCAAACATTTTGCAAATATTTTCACAAGAAAGAAAACTGTTACAATCAATTACTAGTTACTTTTGTAAAAATGAGTTAGGCCTAAAATCTAACATTTGGGAGTGAAAAATATAGTTGAATAACTAAATCACTCACCATGTTTTGAAATATGGTTTTATTTTCACCAGAAAGTATTGAATTCAACATAAAATTCATCATGagaaattttacatattttattaagtttagattgttcaatttagaaatatttgggacaaaatgatttaaattataagttataCATAATTAGTCGTTCTCATAAGAATGTATCCCTAATTTCATATTTAGGGGTGGGTAATTCAAGAAAATGAAGGGCAGtttaataactttttgtttAACCAAAATGAGGTAAAACCAATGTTCTTTGCAGGCAGTATAAAGTAAATAGATGGGATTTCAATTGGGggctaataattaaaattaaataaattaaggtgaaatgtgtttaaatttttaattaaacattgatATAAAATGTGCTAAAAGCTGAGTTTCATGTAATGGCACAGATTCTATTCGCAGCCATATTTACATTTGCTAGGATGGTGGTCGGACCATGTATCACTTACGTAACTTTATCTGCCAACTATCCACTTCTCATAAAGGTATTATTTGTTGCTTTTCTTTAGAGAAACCATTTCTATTTTCTGAAATATTTCTGGGTAACCACTCAACTTTGTTTAATTCTTTCCATCGTATCGTTACAGGCTATGGGATTGGGTTTGCAGCTGGTAAGTGCATTCTGGTTCTTCAAAATTGTAAGAATGATGAAACACAAATTAACCAAAAGAACAACATCGAAATATGGGGTCAACCACGCCAACATCACGAGGAAGACCACTAACTCAAAATTGCAATAGAGTCAGCAATCATCAAGAATGAGAGAGACACAAGACATAAGGATACTTCAATCAGTTAAATGCATGCTTGCTACTGCATCTTGACCAACTCACTCTGACGTGGTTTTTCGAAATGCAGTGCCTAATAGGCTATTATAGAAGTGTGAATGTAATTTTCAAGCTGATTGGCAGCTGAATTTGATTGGTTTGTGCACCTGGGCACGTACATTAATTTTACACTATTTCTAGTGGACAAATTTGGTTTATACGGAAGCTAGACTTCACAACGTAACAATCGCGAAGGCCACACAGCTATAACAACAGCTTAGCTAGCTGGATTGAGTTTTggttaattaaaagaaaagatgaaaCTAAAATCCAAACTCAAGATTAGAGCGTTGCTAGCTGGAATTAGTATAACAGCAGTAGCATCACTTGTAACCCTTCCCTCTTTCGATGAATACAACTTGTTATGGCTTAGCTTATAGATTAAACACCAAATCAGATTTATTGAAGCTTGCAACGCAAATTCACTCAACAAGCAGTCTTTAACCATAAATGGGGAGGCACGCAAACTCTAAATTCAAAGATCAGTAATTTGTATAGCATAAtcccaaagaaaacaaaaataataataattcaattaGCTTAGGCAAATGATTCAACTAAACATCTTCTCTATGGAACTGCATAAGTCGGACAATAGAAGGCATAGCTAAAAGAGACCACTTCATCTTAAGGTCAGACCGTCTGAGTTAACCTAATTGCATGAAGTTTTCCCTAGATATCCATGGCTCAGAATTTTATAATAGCTTTTAGTCTTTGCCAAAATCAGCACTGTAGTGAGCACTGGATTCGAGTTTCTTTGCATCATTCAGTTTTCTAACAGCCTGGGAACCAAAGAAAGAAGTCAAATTGTTGTGCCTATGAGTGACAAGGAGGAGTAATCCCTTTGTACATAATTGATACACACAAAAATAGCTTCCTCAGAGAAAGAACTCACCTTCATAAAATCTTCATGGATCACATAATCACGTTCTGCACGAATTGCTGCCATTCCAGCTTCCGTGCACACATTTCGAAGATCAGCTCCATTAAAGCCCTGAGCAATTTGCAACAAAAAACACATCAAACATGCACCAATTGTCtaacaaaactaatccaaactGGACTTACCTCCGCAAGCTTCACAACAGCTTCATAATCTATTTCACCGTGCTTAGCAATCCCAGCAGCATGAATCTTGAGAATTTCCATCCTTGATTGTTCATTTGGCAATggaatttctatttttctatcTAATCTTCCAGGACGCAGAAGAGCAGGATCCAGTACATCAGGACGGTTTGTTGCCATTATCATTTTAACCTACAACATCCATTCAGACAGCATTGTTGTTAACAGTTGTTAACCCACCATTAGAATTAGCTAGAACAattctttttagagagaatatCACAATATCCAGAAGACACATTAGTTAGAAGGTTGATGTGCTTtacattttatttgaattatatcTCACATAAGTGAAAGAATTCTGTACTAAATATGTTGCACCTAAATGTTACAGAGTTGATAGAGAGAAaaatcctcaaatttcagctcaattatatttcattattaGTACCGGGAAAAGGCCACTCATTCTTTTGCTTGAAAAATGGTCGGTGCAGAATTCATTTGTTAATATTACCATTCACGATTGCAATTGTTTCTTAAGTTTAATACTTTGGAAAAAAATTGCAAACCTTgacactgaaaaaaaaaatagactacCTGAAAAATAAGATACATTAAATGCATTTATTTGGCAAAGCTTACCACACTGGTCCACCATCCACTAGCTTCCccaccaaaaaataaattaaaaatacaacatAGTCTTTTTACCTTCAAATTTGTTAAGAAAGGGAGCAGGTGTTTCTAAAAGTAAAGTGTGATTAtggttttcaaaacaaactAAGTGGGGTTACTAAGCAAGATATACCTTCCCAAGTTGATCAAACCCATCAAGTTGATTAAGCAACTCCATTAGTGTTCTCTGAATCTCACGATCAGCACTTGTTCCCTCACTGAAACGACGACCACCAATGGCATCGATCTCATCCATAAAAATGATGCAAGGCTTAACAAACAAAATGGAGATTCAGAACAACATTCCATTTAATATATGAACAAATAGGAAGAACTTCATTCAATAATCTACCTGGTGATCACGTGCATAGCCAAACATTTCTCGAATTAACCTGGCACTTTCTCCAATGTATTTATCAATTATTGCACTTGAAACAACCTACACCAACATGAAGGGTAAGGTACAATACATTTGAGATTAACCAAAACCTCAAAACACAATGGAATTCAGAAATGAAACAATTCTGACCTTCAAGAAGTTAGCATCTATGTTACTGGCAATTGCCCTAGCTAACAATGTTTTCCCAGTACCAGGAGGCCCATAAAGAAGAACACCCTGGGAGACAAGAATTGAGAAGAAATTGATCAGATACAAAACTATAAACCATGGCTCCTCAAAACACACTTCCACCAAAAGAAAATGTGGATACTTAGGTGACAATGCTGCCAAAACACATACAATAGAGGCCAAAGACCAAGTAGTACAGTGAAAAGTAATCACCTTAGGAGGTTTAATTCCAACTCGAATGAAGAGCTCAGGATTCATCAGAGGTAATTCAATTGATTCCCTCAATTCCCTTATCTGATCGGATAAACCACCAACAGCAGAGTAACTGATATTACCAGGATCCTCATGCAGCATATTGTAAACTACTGGATCAACCTGTCAACACACGATATATCATATTAACCATCAGACACAAAAAAACTAGGACATGACTTTCAGAAAGAACACAAACATCGCATGCACCAAATCAAATAGATATCTAAAAGGAATAAACAGCAAAAACTTACTTCACGTGGAAGAGCCCGCATTATGGTGAGCGTCGTCATATCAAGAACGACTCTCGTACCAGCAGTCAGTTTTTCCTTATCTACTTTACTGCGGCAGCCAACCACATACCTAGGTCCGCTGCTTGCCTTAACAATCACTGAGAGATAAcagaaacagaaacaaaaacataaaatattaataatcatCGACGTAAGCTTAAGTTCACATcaaccaagcaaaacaacagAGAAGATAGTTTATTGATTAGCTAAATCAACTACTAGATTATACATTATCATCCAGGATCAACAGGCACagattttttacattaaaaatgaaacagtATATACAATGAAATTGAATAGCGAAATATCATTCAAAATACGGAATGAAAAGGGATAGGATCGTTACAGCGTTCATTGTCGAGAGGCCTAAGAACTTCGCCAATGATCTGTCCAACGCTTTGAAGAGACTTCAGATCATCTTCAGTTTTGTTGAACTCTTTCTTTGAGGCACGCAAATTCTCTCGGACTGCAATTAGCGGTTCAAAGGCAAACTcgtaaaaattcaaaaacaaaacccTAATAAATCGGAATGATAATAAGAAAAAGTACTCGGAATGAAAAACAAGAGCGAATTGTAGTTGCTATTAGCATGACAAAGGAAGGAACGAACCGGATCGTACTCTGGACTCCAATTCCTTGTGTTGAAGAAGCTTCTTGCGGTACTCGGCCACCGCATTACGGCGGCGTGTAGCGTCTTCAGCAGCATCCGTCATTGTTATTTGTTAGTGTTAATCAGAAAATAAGATTGAGAGAGCTTCGTATCTTCTCTTGTGTTGTCAACACGCTGAAGCAGAGTAGCTGCTTAATAGGTTGTTTGCGGATTGTTGGATTATAAACTCTCCTGTTGTGTATGTGAGTATGTAACTACGTTATctaaattaatcttttaatctattttagtttcaaagttaaaatttaatatatcttaTTTATAAGTCATTAATCAGGACTAACTCAATTAGCTAGGTGAGATATGGAATATTGTAAAttctctaaaattatttttaatttcctcGTTAACTCATTATATAACtaatagtaatataattatttaaattttcagaACTTGATAACTATGCTTG
This region of Glycine soja cultivar W05 chromosome 17, ASM419377v2, whole genome shotgun sequence genomic DNA includes:
- the LOC114392586 gene encoding 26S proteasome regulatory subunit 10B homolog A-like, coding for MTDAAEDATRRRNAVAEYRKKLLQHKELESRVRSVRENLRASKKEFNKTEDDLKSLQSVGQIIGEVLRPLDNERLIVKASSGPRYVVGCRSKVDKEKLTAGTRVVLDMTTLTIMRALPREVDPVVYNMLHEDPGNISYSAVGGLSDQIRELRESIELPLMNPELFIRVGIKPPKGVLLYGPPGTGKTLLARAIASNIDANFLKVVSSAIIDKYIGESARLIREMFGYARDHQPCIIFMDEIDAIGGRRFSEGTSADREIQRTLMELLNQLDGFDQLGKVKMIMATNRPDVLDPALLRPGRLDRKIEIPLPNEQSRMEILKIHAAGIAKHGEIDYEAVVKLAEGFNGADLRNVCTEAGMAAIRAERDYVIHEDFMKAVRKLNDAKKLESSAHYSADFGKD
- the LOC114392587 gene encoding transmembrane protein 136-like, whose protein sequence is MEDYVIRTIVVGVVSWTSAFVLVRRIFPKRSFDFCNRVVSTLHATLAVTLAWLSVEDWKCPICPVGSKSSPKQMQVLAVSLSYLIYDLACCQLDERVNLDNTVHHLVSIVGIGAGLSYQKCGSEMVATIWITEISSPFLHLRELLKELGYRDTLLNLAADILFAAIFTFARMVVGPCITYVTLSANYPLLIKAMGLGLQLVSAFWFFKIVRMMKHKLTKRTTSKYGVNHANITRKTTNSKLQ